DNA sequence from the Streptomyces sp. CA-210063 genome:
GGCGGTGTCGGTGATGTCCTTCGCCGCGTCCTCGACCTTGTCGGTGGCGTCGCCCGCGGTGTCCTGCGCGTCCTTGCCGGAGTCCGAGCCCGAGTCCGTTTTCTCGCCCGAGCCGGAGGCGTCCTGAGACGCGGAGGGCGACGGGGACGGGCTGGTGGACCCGGACGGCGTGGGGCCGGCCGTCTCCTGGTCCTCCGGCGTGAACAGGTCCTCGATCGCGTTGCCGATGTCGTCCAGGACGTTGCTGCCGCTCCCGGAGGCGGTGGCCGACGGCGTGGCCGTGGCGTCGGTGGCGTTCTTGTCGGTGGTGTCCGTCGACGTGGAGTCGTCGGCCGTGTCCTTGTCGTCGGAACCTGAATCCGACGAAGAGGAGTCGTCCGAGGACGTGTCGTCGGAGGCCGAGTCGCCGGTGGAGCTGTCGTCGGACGACGTCTCCTCGTCCGTGGGCTGCTCGTCCGTGGGCTCGTCGTCCGGGGTGTCGTCGCTCTCCGGGGTGGAGGCGGTCGGCGTCGGGGTCGGCGAGGCGGAGGTGTCCGTGCCCTCCTCGGCGGCCTCCAGGGCCTCCACGCAGTCCTTGTACTCGTCCGCCGTCAGGCTCAGCTTCGCCGGGTCCTCGGCGCGGGCGAGGGTGGGCGTGAAGCCCATGCCCATGAGGACCGCCGTCGGCATGGCCGCCAGGGCTATCGCCTTGCCCGCCGGCATGTTCAGCCGGGTGAGAAGGGGCTTCTTGGGCGCCGCGTGCCGCGGTCCGGATCTCGCACGGGACTCTCCCACCGAAGTCCCGTGGGTCACCTCGTCAGCCGGCACTGTGCCTCCCGTTCGTCCCGTTCGTGGGGGTGGTACCTGACAGGTCGTCGCCCTCGCCGTTCGTCGCCCCGTTCGCCGAGCCCGCGGTCGCGGGTTCCGGGGCGTCGCCCTTGTGCAGGGGGACCGCACCTTGCTGTGCCGTGTCCTGAGGGGCCGTGTCCTGGGGAGCCGGAGTCCGCGACGGGGTCTTGTAGGTGGACGGCACCGCCGCCTCCTGGTAACCGGGCGCCCAGGCGATGGCCAGCGCACCTCCGACCAGGGAGAGCAGGAAACCGACACCGAAGCCGCCCAGGTTGGAGACCGGGATGGACACGAGCGCCAGGAGGATCGCCGCCGTACCGGCGAAGGTGCGTACATGCCGCTGGAACCACAGACTGATCCCGAGCACCACCAACAGCACGCCGATGATGAGGGATCCGGCGCCGCCCGTCGTCGACATGGCGAGCGTCAGATGGCCGATCTGCAGCTCCGCGTACGGCAGGTACATGATCGGGAAACCGCCGAGCAGTACCAACAGGCCCGCCCAGAAGGGACGAGAGCCCCTCCAGTCGCGGAAGCGCCGCCGGAAGGCGCGCAGATAGTCCTCGTTCTGCCCCGTTGACTCGGCGCTCATGGACAACAGCTCCCTGGAACGGTGTTGCTATGAGAAGTTCACGTACGACACGTACGAAGCGCGCGTACGGAATTCACGTACGGATGCGCGTGCGCGACGGAGCGCACGGCGAGAAAGACGGGCGGGCGAAGAAGCGCAGGCCCCCTCACCCGCCCAGGGAGTGCCTAGTAGCACTCCACCTTGCCCTTGTGAAGCGACATCTTCAGATTGCTCAGCTTGAAGGTTCCGGCAGTGGTCGCCCACGCCGTCTGCTTCACGTCGGTCAGCGTGGCCACCTCGGCCTGCTGGCCGAACCCGTAGGGGTTGGCCTGCTCCGAGCCGCCCTTCATGCCCGGACCCTTGTTGGCGTCCTTGGCCGCCACACCGATGTCGATGTTCGTGAAGACGGCGTCGCCCTCAAGCTCCTCGACGTCGATGTAGAGCTTCTCGGCCTCGACCTTCTTGCCACCGGTACCGGCGGTCAGTTGGAGGCTGACGCTACCGAGAATCGGGACGTTCGGGGTGACGACCGACTGGCACATGTTGGTGATCTTCGCGTTCTCGAACGCGGAGACGGCGACGGGGTGAACCGTCTTCTCGCCCTTGAGGGTGTAGCCCTCGTCGAGCGCCCCGTACTGCGAGAAGCCCGTACCCTCGATCAGGTCAGCCGTCACCTTGAACGACTGGCCCGACACGCTGAACGACGCCGCGAGAGCACCCTGCGCGAGGGCGACACCTATCGCTGCTGTGGCGGCGACGCTGGGCACCATGACCACAGCGAACCGCTTCCATCTGGTCCCGCCACGCACCTGGGACTCCATATTTCCTCCTTCTCGGACGTACATCTCCTGACACCGGTTCGCCCCTTGGAACGGCGGCTCAGCCGGGCAGGGATGGGAGAAGTGCTACGTCCTCGGTAAGGAGAGCGCCCGCGCCCGGTCGCGCGAAAAGCGCCCGAATCACCGGCGATCACCCCCGAGCGACAACCACTGGTCGCGCCTGACACGCATCACGCACAACCTGCTGGACAGGCTCCGCCGTTGAGCGGAGACCCCCCTGCCCAAGAGCC
Encoded proteins:
- a CDS encoding efflux RND transporter permease subunit, producing MSAESTGQNEDYLRAFRRRFRDWRGSRPFWAGLLVLLGGFPIMYLPYAELQIGHLTLAMSTTGGAGSLIIGVLLVVLGISLWFQRHVRTFAGTAAILLALVSIPVSNLGGFGVGFLLSLVGGALAIAWAPGYQEAAVPSTYKTPSRTPAPQDTAPQDTAQQGAVPLHKGDAPEPATAGSANGATNGEGDDLSGTTPTNGTNGRHSAG
- a CDS encoding DUF6230 family protein; this translates as MESQVRGGTRWKRFAVVMVPSVAATAAIGVALAQGALAASFSVSGQSFKVTADLIEGTGFSQYGALDEGYTLKGEKTVHPVAVSAFENAKITNMCQSVVTPNVPILGSVSLQLTAGTGGKKVEAEKLYIDVEELEGDAVFTNIDIGVAAKDANKGPGMKGGSEQANPYGFGQQAEVATLTDVKQTAWATTAGTFKLSNLKMSLHKGKVECY